In the genome of Colletotrichum lupini chromosome 8, complete sequence, one region contains:
- a CDS encoding 5'-nucleotidase translates to MKIWGCLSFTGVDTFTDPFRRGCVRRVCNGAKRLEVGIEIWPVTWEIIVMLTGVACRLAQQHVVKRFAPDAKDEPDLLSEIMFPMVAGSDTAAKAIKWTMQYLLSNPSTFERLEEEIMTAISDGSISEPITNPEALKLPFLQAVIFESLRVHPPFTGLLMKQVGPEGDVHEGKFLPAGTRVAHDTWSVTHDKELFGHDADEFRPQRWLEAADATVKEWKKRTELVFGAGRWQCAGKAVAMIELNKIFVTLIRNFEFLPTTAPMSIVIRSVASSSTGLSNSTLQHRLENGRIHHMYKDGSVSGSGAGNCSFDIDPFCVVSNDREISQVLEKRVSNRAKLRKSKVLLLEEAMSNVDAATDSRMQNATDNEFAWQFALLGDGKVLDFGAPHSEMTDFSGLYGQGSNLFERCKRELPLNQFTHVQQIKERRWRNSLQRNSKRILPHYGAATASRASDLALVIVSFGWFLRPRCSCTNQSWSNSLPLPRPRPRTPAHEQRSFALQFLISLPTDSDYIAIPRPLLFPSLSIVPTMPKNTPAPDEPVVTFSSGSNAPVALRLLHLNDVYHLEPASAEPVGGVARFITAVNEYRSHERYQGQPELVTLFSGDVFNPSLESSVTKGEHMVPVLNKIGVDCTCVGNHDFDFGVKQFEHLTAKCNFPWLLANVLDPALGENVPLGHAKHTHMITSSNGIKIGLLGLGEREWLETINSLPPNIIYKSASETAKELVPQLRAQGADIIICLSHQREPNDNKLAEKTEGLIDIILGGHDHYYAHSFVNGTHVLRSGSDFKQLSYIEVRKREDGSGKWDFDILQRDIVSSIAEDQETLKLTEDLTSKLKHSLAKSVGWTASPLDARFSTVRMKESNMGNFVCDVMRHYHNADCALMAAGTIRGDQIYPPGAIRVRDITNCFPFEDPVIFIRVTGQQLWDALENGVSQYPAQEGRFPQVSNIEYTFDPSKPAGSRIVAAALGGGPIEPEKKYTLATRGYMGRGKDGFTSLLVEPEGGTAEEIVCEENGILISAMLRQYFMSLRTVGQWKNLSEHWVKVAEKCHSPVEPRKMWETPAETGTSDPKPKVESKSWAEWMVKRHALNVKPPKDDSDEEVDSEDEVDSVAQIDMEMLIMRKFFARWASKAGVKAEVCDPLHEGEFTVDWTRVIAPVLEGRIKMIS, encoded by the exons ATGAAGATTTGGGGTTGTCTTAGCTTTACGGGAGTCGACACCTTCACT GATCCCTTTCGCAGGGGCTGTGTTAGAAGAGTTTGCAACGGAGCAAAGCGTCTTGAGGTCGGTATCGAGATCTGGCCTGTGACTTGGGAAATCATCGTTATGTTAACCGGTGTGGCCTGTAGACTCGCCCAGCAGCACGTTGTGAAACGTTTCGCTCCGGATGCAAAGGACGAGCCCGACCTACTT TCTGAAATCATGTTTCCCATGGTCGCTGGCTCGGATACAGCCGCAAAGGCCATCAAGTGGACAATGCAATACCTACTAAGCAATCCTTCCACTTTCGAAAGGcttgaagaggaaattatgaCAGCGATTTCAGACGGATCAATCTCTGAGCCCATCACCAACCCAGAAGCTCTGAAGCTACCCTTTCTTCAG GCAGTCATTTTCGAGTCCCTCCGCGTTCATCCGCCATTCACTGGGTTGCTCATGAAACAGGTCGGGCCTGAAGGCGATGTGCACGAGGGCAAATTCTTACCTGCAGGTACAAGAGTCGCACACGACACGTGGTCAGTTACGCATGATAAAGAGCTATTTGGACACGACGCCGACGAGTTCCGGCCCCAGAGATGGCTCGAAGCCGCTGACGCCACGGTTAAAGAATGGAAAAAACGAACCGAGTTGGTTTTCGGTGCTGGCAGGTGGCAGTGTGCGGGCAAAGCGGTGGCCATGATAGAGCTGAACAAGATATTTGTCACG CTCATTCGTAACTTCGAGTTCCTGCCGACGACTGCCCCTATGTCGATTGTCATTCGA TCTGTGGCATCCTCGAGTACCGGCTTATCTAACTCTACTCTCCAGCATCGGCTGGAAAACGGAAGAATTCACCACATGTACAAGGACGGGAGTGT ATCCGGTTCTGGTGCCGGAAACTGTTCGTTTGATATCGATCCTTTCTGCGTCGTCTCGAATGACAGAGAGATTTCGCAAGTTTTAGAGAAG CGAGTCAGTAATAGAGCCAAGTTGCGGAAGTCCAAGGTTTTGTTACTGGAAGAGGCGATGAGCAA CGTTGATGCTGCGACTGATTCTAGGATGCAGAATGCAACAGACAATGAGTTCGCTTGGCAGT TCGCTTTACTCGGAGATGGAAAGGTTCTGGACTTTGGTGCACCACATTCGGAGATGACCGACTTTTCTGGACTGTATGGTCAGGGTAGCAACTTATTTGAGCGGTGTAAGAGAGAATTACCTTTGAATCAATTTACCCACGTTCAACAAATTAAAGAAAGGCGCTGGCGGAATTCCCTGCAGAGAAACAGCAA ACGTATCTTGCCCCACTATGGCGCAGCAACTGCATCACGTGCCTCTGACCTGGCATTGGTAATTGTCTCTTTTGGTTGGTTCCTGCGTCCCCGTTGCTCCTGCACCAATCAATCGTGGTCCAATTCACTGCCCCTGCCCCGCCCCCGCCCCCGCA CTCCAGCTCACGAGCAACGCTCGTTTGCGTTGCAATTCTTAATCAGTCTTCCGACTGATTCCGACTACATTGCTATTCCTAGACCACTTCTATTTCCCTCCCTCTCCATAGTACCCACCATGCCCAAAAACACCCCAGCGCCCGATGAGCCCGTCGTCACTTTCAGCTCGGGCTCCAACGCACCGGTTGCCCTGCGTCTTCTTCACCTCAACGATGTTTACCACTTGGAACCCGCGAGCGCTGAGCCGGTGGGTGGTGTTGCTCGCTTCATCACTGCCGTCAACGAGTACCGAAGCCACGAACGCTACCAGGGCCAGCCCGAGCTAGTGACTCTATTTTCAGGAGATGTCTTCAACCCCAGTCTCGAGAGTTCAGTCACAAAAG GTGAGCACATGGTCCCAGTGCTCAACAAGATCGGCGTTGACTGCACTTGCGTTGGT AACCATGACTTCGACTTTGGAGTCAAGCAATTCGAGCACTTGACTGCTAAGTGCAACTTTCCCTGGCTTCTCGCCAATGTCCTGGACCCGGCCCTGGGCGAGAATGTACCTCTCGGACATGCCAAGCACACGCACATGATCACATCGTCCAATGGTATCAAGATCGGTCTCCTCGGTCTCGGCGAAAGAGAATGGCTAGAAACGATCAACAGCTTGCCGCCCAACATCATCTACAAGTCGGCCAGCGAGACAGCCAAGGAACTGGTCCCGCAGCTCCGGGCTCAGGGTGCCGACATCATCATCTGTCTCAGCCATCAGCGCGAGCCAAACGACAACAAGCTTGCCGAGAAGACGGAGGGTCTCATCGACATAATCCTGGGCGGACACGACCATTACTACGCTCATAGCTTCGTCAATGGCACGCACGTGCTCCGATCCGGCTCCGACTTTAAACAGCTTAGTTACATCGAGGTTCGGAAAAGGGAGGACGGTTCAGGAAAGTGGGACTTTGACATTCTGCAGCGCGACATCGTCTCCTCTATCGCGGAAGATCAGGAGACACTAAAGCTTACCGAAGACCTGACCTCCAAGCTGAAACACAGCCTGGCCAAGTCCGTAGGCTGGACAGCCTCACCGTTGGATGCGAGATTCAGCACCGTCCGGATGAAGGAGAGCAACATGGGGAATTTCGTTTGCGACGTCATGAGGCATTACCACAACGCCGACTGTGCCCTAATGGCAGCTGGCACAATCCGTGGCGACCAGATTTATCCTCCCGGTGCGATCAGGGTCAGGGATATCACCAATTGCTTTCCTTTTGAGGATCCCGTTATCTTTATCAGAGTGACTGGTCAGCAGCTCTGGGATGCCTTGGAGAACGGCGTCTCCCAGTACCCAGCACAAGAAG GCCGATTCCCGCAAGTATCCAACATCGAGTACACGTTCGACCCCAGCAAGCCAGCGGGCTCCCGTATCGTAGCAGCGGCCCTTGGAGGCGGACCGATAGAACCGGAAAAGAAGTATACACTTGCGACCCGAGGGTACATGGGCAGAGGAAAAG ACGGATTTACCAGCCTGCTCGTCGAGCCCGAGGGCGGAACCGCCGAGGAAATCGTTTGCGAAGAGAACGGCATTCTCATCTCCGCCATGTTGCGCCAGTATTTTATGAGCCTTCGCACAGTTGGCCAATGGAAGAACCTCAGCGAACACTGGGTCAAGGTTGCCGAGAAGTGCCACAGCCCGGTCGAGCCCCGGAAAATGTGGGAGACGCCGGCGGAGACGGGCACGTCGGACCCCAAGCCAAAGGTTGAGTCAAAGTCATGGGCTGAGTGGATGGTCAAAAGACATGCCCTAAACGTCAAGCCCCCCAAGGATGACTCCGACGAGGAGGTCGATTCCGAGGATGAAGTGGACAGCGTCGCTCAGATCGACATGGAGATGCTCATTATGCGTAAGTTCTTCGCTAGATGGGCGAGCAAGGCGGGTGTAAAGGCTGAGGTATGTGACCCTCTGCATGAGGGGGAGTTCACGGTCGACTGGACCCGTGTCATTGCACCAGTTCTAGAGGGACGCATCAAGATGATCAGCTAG